In Patescibacteria group bacterium, the DNA window ATGTTGAGTTTCTGGAGAACCTACCGATTGCCAGCAGTAAAATAGTTATTATGACAATCCCGGCGGTTGATGACCAGGTTAATTTTATTAAATTCATTCGTAAACATAACAGTAAAATTCTAGTTATTGGCAATGCCTACCACCGTCCGGATGCCAAAGTATTATACGAACACGGCGCTAATTTCGTGATGATGCCGCATCTGGTGGGCGGTCAATGGATTGCCAAAATATTACTGAATCAGCGATGGGATAAAAAGACTTTATCCAAACTGAAAACTGAACAGGAAAAATTCTTGACCATGTAATTTAGTATTTGACAATATTTTCAGTTCAGTTAAACTAGCAACATGAAACAGACTATTCTACAGTTGAATAATAATAACAACCCGCTTCTTTCGGTGTGACTTTTGTTTGTTTCATAAAATTAAATGTCCCGCCGATAAGCGGGATTTTTTGAATATGAAGGGACATTAAATCTTATTCTAGGGTAGTTCAGCTGGTAGAACGCTCCGCTGTTAACGGAGAGGTCGGGGGTTCGAGCCCCTCCCCTAGAGCCATAAAAATTGTATCACCGACAAGGTGGTACTATTTTTATTGTATGGAGGGGCGAGAAGGGCGCGAGAGAAAGCGAGCTGGCGTAGCTTTCGGTGCGTAGCGCCCAGGAACCCGAGTCGGAGCGAGGGCGAGCCCCTCCCCTAGAGCCAAAATATTTATGAAAAGAATTAGTAATACAAAAGCACCTTGTTTTTATTAGTGTGGATTCGAACGGGCAGAAGCAAGACAATCCGGAGCAAAGCGAAGGAGTAGTCGAGCGTCGACAAATGCGAGCTTGCGTAGCATTTGGCGCTGCCCAGGACAACGACCCTGAGTTGAGCAGAGCGAAACGAAAAAAAAGGGGGGGGTGGAAATCCCTCCCCTAGAGCCATTTGTTTGATAGGAGTTAGGGAATAGGATTTAGGTGATAGGGAAGAGGGTTTAAGGATTAGGGAAATTCCAGATAAAAAAAATGAGAGTTGGTCAGACTCTCGTTTCTTCCCTGTGAGAGGAAGATTTTGTGACCGGTTAAATTGTGATCAGTCGCGCTCAGGAAGATCGTCTTCCAGAGTCAGGTCGCAGATGATCGGGATACCCCGACAGTAGCCGACCAGGCCTCCGGACAGATCGTTCCTGCTGTACTTCCCGTCGCGCTTGCCTGCCTCGGTCTCGAGCCACTCGTTGTGCGTCATGTTCTGCATGACGGCGACCTCGTTCCGGGACATGCGAATCTCAGACTCGCCGTCCTGGACCAGCTTGTGGCACCAGTTGACGATGGCCCGGCAGCACTTCAGGCGATACGCCTCGTCCTCGTCACTGTAGGCCAGCTTGCCTCCGTACTCGCCGTCGTGGCAGTGCACCCGGTAGATCTCGCCGGTCTGGGCATCCTGGTAGTACTGGTACCACCTGATGCCGTAGCAACCGCCAATGGCGTCGTTGGAAGGGCGGACGCCGTAGGTGCTCATGTCACCGGTATCGGCCGGGATGTCGAAGATGCTGGCGTAGCGGCGGGAGGGGATGTGGATGGTGGACATGGCTGTTCCTCCTGGAGTCGGTTCGCACCGAGTCCCAGAAGGAGTGAATCTCACCTCATCGGTCGGTACGTGTGTCGTGTTAGCGACGACATTGTCGGAACTTCCACCGCATAGCGACTACTCCTTTCATTAAGAAGCGACTGCTCTTCTGCCGGGTGATATGAATCCGGCAGACCATTACTCATATCACATCTAATGCAAAATGTCAATACTTAAGGTGAAAAACAGAATTATTATTCTATTGTACGGGTCTTGTTTTATAGGGGTTGGGGAATAGGATTTAGGTGATAGGGAATAGGATTTAGGAATTAGGGTGAGAATAAATAAAAAAAGGCCGCGTTGCTTGATGGCAAGGGCCTATTAGTTGCTATGAAAGCCTCTTCTCTGGAAGGGCTTCATCTTGAGCCCGCAGTGGTCGCAGATGACCACTTGGACCGGACCCTGAGGGGACCGCAGAGATACCGCAGGAGGTGTGAAGCGCCGGCACTGTCTGCAGTATTCTTCCCAGCTGGACATCATCGGCAGCTGACGATACTCCTCAGTGGTAATCTGGAACTTCGGCGGTTCCAGCGCCTGTTGGGGTAGCTCGTAGATCCTGTGCGCAAGACAGCACTGGGTGAGTCGGCGCAGTTCGCGCTTCTTCGCCTCAGCCGTCAGACCGAGTCGGTTCAGCTTGATCGCCATTCGACGGCGATACCTGCTGTAGCTGGGTGAGATGCGATGTTTACGCTTTCGCATGGCACCTACCTTCCCCATGAGAGACTGAAAGAGCGGAGTGGTCTATTAGAATATATGTGAATCAACTGGAAGTCAAGTATTAATTCACATTATTTTTGGCTAAGATTTGGGTATATTGACACCGCTCTTCATTTGATTTAAGCTGGTTTTCTGACCTGTCATGACCTTGGCATTGAAAACAGGGGGGTGTAATCGTGTACAAAGCCGATTTGAAAGTGCGGGGGAAATGGCTGACGGTTCATTTCAGCGTAGACAGGCAGGGGCGAAGTCGCTACTGTCGCAAGTGTGGCTACTTTTCTAACGAGGGGGGCGCCGTCAGAATTACGGAAATCGTACAGAACGGCGTGGACGTCTGGTCCCATAATCCGGCCTGGGCCGGAGCGCAGTCGCGTCTGGACAAACTGTTCGGGCTTGATCTTTGTGTCGACCATCTTGATGAGGAGGCGAATCGGCGCAACATCACTCTCGACTAGAGGAGGTGCGATCGTGAAAGCTAGATTGAAAATGAGGGGGGAGTGGCTGACGGTTCTTTTCGATGTTAACCAGCTGGGGCGAAGCTTCAAATGTCACAAGGACGGCTTCTATCCTAACCAAACCGGCGCTGTCACAATCTACGACATCTTACGGGATGGCGTGGACATTGTGCCCAATAGTCCGATCTGGACTGGAGCACAGTCGCGTCTGGACAAGTTGTTTATGCCTGACCTTTGTTTCCATCATCTTGATGAGGAAGCGAAGCGACGCAACATTACTCTCGACCACAACCTCGGTGATCGCCCGTGGCTCAACACATTTTAAACAGTACCTCTGAGACCAACACAGGTCTCTTTTTTTAGAATAAAAATGCACTTTTTGAATCAATCAAAGGTCTTTGGCATTGACTTGTACAAATATTGGTGTTATAAGAACATACTGCTCCTTACATCTTTGCCTAGTACATCCTGGGAGCAGTGCGCAGTGAATCCGCATGGATAGATTCACGGAGGAATCAACGGGGAGAGGGATAATGAGCAAGGACAAGCGTCGTGCCAAAGGACGGCCGACCAGCGTCTGCATGCAGGAACTGTTCAAAGTGAAATTCAAAGGACACGAAAGGAGCGATGTCGTTCAGCAGGATGTCAGGTTCTGGCTCAGTTTCCTGGCAGATCACGTGAGTGTTCCGAGAAGGAACCGACTCACAACGGTTGATTTGCTCGCGAACTTCGAAGCGGGTGTCATCACTAGCCCGTATTATGTGTATCTGATCCGGGCTGCTCTGGCGCACTCCTATCAAGTTCTGGAAGTCAACGAGCTTCAGAACTCGGTCAAACAACTGGGGATGCACATCCTTGAGGATCGAGATGTTGTCACGCTCCGCAGCGCGGCCAAACAGCTCAACATGAAGCCGTACCAGCTGGTCCGGATTTTGAACGGTCATAAGCCGGCCGATCAAGAACTGGATGTAGCCATTCATGACCTGGTCCAACGTGTCGGGGCGGAAAAAGACGCTCTGATCAACAGATCAGTCAATGTCGATACGGTCGACTACCTGGATTGGGATCCGGAGAACGGTGATTTCTATCCGGATGATCCGGATATTGGTCCTGAGAATGAAGGGGATGAGTCCGATCTGGACGACGAAGATCCGGACGACGAGTCCTAGATTTGCACATTCTCGCCTCGCCTCAGTTTGAGACCGGGGCTTTTTTTATTGCTGAAATTGGTATTTCCTGTGAATGTTTGCTAGACTGGAGTTGCTAATTATTTATTATAATCAAATGGGATCTGAAGACATAAATTATCCAAATGCGCGGGAGGAAGGAGTTACGCCAGAAATCGAGATGGCACGTGAAATGGGTTTATTGGAGCCATATGATGAAACACTGGAATGGCTTCAGTCGAAGGCTGCAATTGGTTTAAGTAGAAATGACGACATGCCTCAACCGGATAAAACTCAAACTCCGGCACAGGAATCAAGCGCTGCAAAAGTCCGTCCCTACGAAGCTGATCCCGGAACTGAAATACAGGAAATGATTATGGAGCGCAAAGACATTTTGCAGGAATGTGGAGAAATTGAAAAAAGAATTGCGCAAAGTTTGTTTGGTACAACTCTGGAAAATTTGCCGGTAACACCCAGTCGGATCGCTATCGCGCATATTGGCGAGTTGATTCAGGTTTTGGAAAAAATTGATCCCAAAGTGGAGACTGTTGCAGAGGTACGCAAAAGAGTGACCAGACTGCTGGAACTGGCACGACTTCTCAAAAGTTATATGCTGGATGTTGAAGAAGAAACGCGCCATTTTACAGAGAGGTAATAGGAAAACTTTAAGTTAATGGATTTGAATCGTTTATTTTCTGGAAAAACAGTAGAACGAATTTTCAAAAAAAATCCTCTGCTGTTTTTGGTTGTAATTATTATTCTAGTTGCATCAGGCGGAATAAGATTATTGGATAATAATCAGCCGGAAAATACTAATATTAATGTTGGAGAAGAAACTGAATTTATTGATCCGGCAATTTATGAAAGAGGGGATGAATTTAAGGCGATAATTGATCGGGTTGTTGATGGTGACACGATTGCATTATCGGACAATACCAAAGTGCGGGTTCTGGGGATTGATACGCCGGAAACAAAAGATCCCAGAAAACCAGTCCAGTGTTTTGGGCAGGAAGCTGCAGATAAGATGCAACAACTGGTGTTAGGCAGGGAGGTCACTTTTATATCAGACAATACTCAATCTAATCGGGACGAATACGACAGACTGCTTCGGTATCTTTATCTTGGCGGTGAAGATGTCGGCGCACTATTAGTAAAAGAAGGTTACGCATACGCTTATCTTGCGTACCCAACAATTAAAACTGATGAATATAAAATTCTGGAAAACAATGCCAGAGAAAAAGGACTGGGGTTATGGTCCAGTGAAACATGTAACGGGTTGTCAGATCTAGCAGATAATTAATATTTATAGAGCAAATAGCCGGTTTAAGGGTTTTGTATTATAATAAATATATGCTTAAAAAAGGGAAAACAGGTTTCACGTTAATCGAATTATTGGTAGTAATATCAATAATGGGTATTCTATCCACAATTGCGGTTGTTTCGTACAGAAACGGCAAGTTGGATGCGCGCGACGAACAGCGCACCGTGACATTATCACAGTTTCGGGCGGCATTGGAGGATTATTATGATGAATATGATGCTTATGTTTGTGGAGACTCACCGGACGCATGGTCCGCAAATGGTAATTATTTCACAGTGGAAAGTTCCGGCTCCCCGGGGTTTATAAATGGCTGGCCAAGAATTAATGAATCTGGAAGTGAAGTCCCCGGTGATGGGTGTAAATATCACAATCAAATGTCTGGTATTTCACCACCTGAACTTGATGGTTATCCCATAGCTAGTGATGATGAAGACGGGCTAGCTGATAATAATTATCTGATTTCCAGCGCACCGCTTGATCCCATAAATGACGACACACATTTATACTGGTATGCTGCTCCGATTCATGGAAGGGATGAGTTTGT includes these proteins:
- a CDS encoding type II secretion system protein, with the translated sequence MLKKGKTGFTLIELLVVISIMGILSTIAVVSYRNGKLDARDEQRTVTLSQFRAALEDYYDEYDAYVCGDSPDAWSANGNYFTVESSGSPGFINGWPRINESGSEVPGDGCKYHNQMSGISPPELDGYPIASDDEDGLADNNYLISSAPLDPINDDTHLYWYAAPIHGRDEFVLWATLEDDPEMMQNDGGECDKKYEVSSSGWFTKYPGAVSAMVGYVAWAGPCD
- a CDS encoding thermonuclease family protein, which produces MDLNRLFSGKTVERIFKKNPLLFLVVIIILVASGGIRLLDNNQPENTNINVGEETEFIDPAIYERGDEFKAIIDRVVDGDTIALSDNTKVRVLGIDTPETKDPRKPVQCFGQEAADKMQQLVLGREVTFISDNTQSNRDEYDRLLRYLYLGGEDVGALLVKEGYAYAYLAYPTIKTDEYKILENNAREKGLGLWSSETCNGLSDLADN